One window of Microbacterium sp. Root61 genomic DNA carries:
- a CDS encoding acyl-CoA thioesterase, which yields MTDERAAAAASAPRLHIPIPLRWGDLDAYNHVNNTAMLKLLEEVRVRAFWRPAAGEDAPPTAVMDAGITSGMLTLVARQEIEYLFPVPYQRHPLDVQLWFGKLGGSSIEVCYEVRSPRETAVDEVQTVYARATTVVVKTDATTGRPVRLTTEERAAWAPYLGAPIVYAHRR from the coding sequence GTGACTGACGAGAGGGCGGCGGCCGCAGCATCCGCACCGCGCCTGCACATCCCGATCCCGCTCCGTTGGGGCGATCTGGATGCGTACAACCACGTCAACAACACCGCGATGCTCAAGCTCCTCGAAGAGGTGCGCGTGCGGGCGTTCTGGCGGCCTGCCGCCGGCGAGGACGCACCGCCGACAGCGGTGATGGATGCCGGCATCACCAGCGGCATGCTGACGCTGGTGGCCCGCCAGGAGATCGAGTATCTCTTCCCGGTGCCGTACCAGCGGCATCCGCTGGACGTGCAGCTGTGGTTCGGCAAGCTCGGCGGGTCCAGCATCGAGGTCTGCTACGAGGTGCGCAGTCCTCGTGAGACCGCGGTCGACGAAGTCCAGACCGTGTACGCGCGGGCGACGACCGTGGTCGTCAAGACGGATGCCACGACCGGGCGCCCCGTGCGACTGACGACCGAAGAACGGGCCGCCTGGGCGCCGTACCTCGGCGCGCCGATCGTGTACGCCCACCGGCGCTGA
- a CDS encoding FAD-binding dehydrogenase, translating into MSTAPTHSTDVLIIGWGLAGLVAAGEALAAGKRVTIVDQEPRTNLGGQAWWSFGGLFFIDSPEQRRFGIKDSIELARQDWFGTAGFDREEDAWPKRWAEAYLQFAAGEKRAWLRSKDVGFFPVVGWAERGGYTATGPGNSVPRFHITWGTGPGIVAPFRAAVEQGEAEGRLTILPRHKVTALLSSGGAVTGAAGDVLAPSGAARGKASSREVVGAFEILAGATVISSGGIGGNHDLVRKQWPARLGTPPETMLTGVPAYVDGSMQPVSEAAGARLINGDRMWHYVEGIQNWDPVWPDHGIRILPGPSSVWLDATGTRLPVPLFPGFDTLGTLAHLRATGHDHSWFVLSQQIIEKEFTLSGSEQNPDLTGKDLPLLVKSRLGKGAAGPVQAFMDKGADFVVRDSLGELIAGMKALPGGDVLDAERVRFEIEARDREIDNDFTKDAQIAMLRSARAYRGDKLIRTAAPHRILDPKSGPLIAVKLHVLTRKSLGGIETDLDARALGANGEPIPGLYAAGEASGFGGGGVHGYRALEGTFVGGCLFSGRIAGRAVAAAL; encoded by the coding sequence ATGAGCACAGCCCCCACCCACTCGACGGACGTCCTGATCATCGGCTGGGGGCTCGCCGGCCTCGTCGCCGCCGGCGAGGCGCTCGCCGCGGGAAAACGCGTGACGATCGTCGACCAGGAGCCGCGCACGAACCTCGGCGGGCAGGCCTGGTGGTCGTTCGGCGGGCTGTTCTTCATCGACTCCCCCGAGCAGCGCCGCTTCGGCATCAAGGACTCGATCGAACTCGCGCGCCAGGACTGGTTCGGCACCGCCGGCTTCGATCGCGAAGAGGATGCCTGGCCGAAGCGCTGGGCCGAGGCGTACCTGCAGTTCGCCGCCGGTGAGAAGCGCGCGTGGCTGCGCAGCAAGGACGTCGGGTTCTTCCCGGTCGTCGGCTGGGCAGAGCGCGGCGGCTACACCGCCACCGGCCCCGGCAACTCGGTGCCGCGCTTCCACATCACGTGGGGCACCGGCCCGGGCATCGTTGCGCCGTTCCGTGCCGCCGTGGAGCAGGGCGAGGCCGAGGGCCGCCTCACGATCTTGCCGCGACACAAGGTCACGGCGCTCTTGAGCTCCGGCGGAGCCGTCACGGGTGCCGCAGGCGACGTGCTGGCGCCCTCCGGCGCGGCGCGGGGCAAGGCGAGCTCCCGCGAGGTCGTCGGTGCGTTCGAGATCCTCGCCGGTGCGACCGTCATCTCGTCCGGCGGCATCGGCGGCAACCACGACCTCGTGCGCAAGCAGTGGCCCGCGCGGCTCGGCACCCCGCCCGAGACGATGCTCACCGGCGTGCCCGCCTATGTCGACGGCTCCATGCAGCCCGTCAGCGAGGCGGCCGGGGCCCGGCTGATCAACGGCGACCGGATGTGGCACTACGTCGAGGGCATACAGAACTGGGATCCGGTGTGGCCGGATCACGGCATCCGGATCCTCCCCGGCCCGTCCTCGGTCTGGCTGGACGCGACAGGCACCCGCCTGCCCGTCCCCCTCTTCCCGGGCTTCGACACGCTCGGCACGCTGGCGCATCTGCGCGCCACAGGTCACGACCACTCCTGGTTCGTCCTGTCGCAGCAGATCATCGAGAAGGAGTTCACGCTCTCGGGCAGCGAGCAGAACCCCGACCTGACCGGCAAGGACCTGCCGCTGCTGGTCAAGTCCCGCCTCGGCAAGGGTGCTGCCGGTCCCGTGCAGGCGTTCATGGACAAGGGCGCGGACTTCGTCGTGCGCGACTCCCTCGGCGAGCTGATCGCCGGCATGAAGGCGCTCCCCGGCGGCGATGTGCTCGATGCCGAACGCGTGCGATTCGAGATCGAGGCGCGCGATCGCGAGATCGACAACGACTTCACGAAGGACGCCCAGATCGCGATGCTGCGCTCGGCGCGCGCCTATCGCGGCGACAAGCTGATCCGCACAGCCGCACCGCACCGCATCCTGGATCCGAAGTCCGGTCCGCTCATCGCCGTCAAGCTGCACGTCCTGACGCGTAAGTCCTTGGGCGGCATCGAGACCGATCTGGACGCCCGCGCCCTCGGTGCGAACGGCGAGCCGATCCCCGGCCTGTATGCGGCGGGCGAGGCCAGCGGCTTCGGCGGCGGCGGCGTGCACGGCTACCGGGCCCTGGAGGGCACGTTCGTGGGCGGATGCCTCTTCTCCGGCCGCATCGCCGGTCGGGCCGTCGCAGCCGCCCTGTAG
- a CDS encoding response regulator, translating into MTDIRVLLVDDQPLIRMGFRMVLDAAPGLSVVGEAGDGGAAIAEVASLRPDVVLMDIRMPGVDGIEATRRLVAAQSPSRILVLTTFDADEYAFAALRAGASGFMLKDALPAELIAAIRAVHEGDAVVAPRVTRRMLDLFGDRLPDASATGPEDTGLTDRERDVLTAIAAGMNNTEIAAHLCVTESTVKTHVGRVLAKIGARDRVHAVIYAYENGLVA; encoded by the coding sequence GTGACCGACATCCGCGTCCTGCTGGTGGACGATCAGCCGCTGATCCGGATGGGCTTCCGCATGGTGCTGGATGCCGCCCCCGGCCTCAGCGTCGTCGGCGAGGCCGGCGACGGAGGGGCGGCCATCGCGGAGGTCGCGAGCCTCCGGCCCGACGTGGTGCTGATGGACATCCGGATGCCGGGAGTCGACGGCATCGAAGCCACCCGCCGACTGGTGGCCGCGCAGTCCCCGAGCCGGATCCTCGTGCTGACGACCTTCGATGCCGACGAGTACGCCTTCGCCGCGCTGCGCGCCGGTGCCAGCGGCTTCATGCTCAAGGACGCCCTGCCGGCCGAGCTGATCGCCGCCATCCGGGCCGTGCACGAGGGCGACGCGGTGGTCGCGCCTCGGGTGACGCGACGGATGCTGGATCTGTTCGGCGACCGTTTGCCCGACGCGTCGGCCACCGGACCGGAGGACACCGGGCTGACGGATCGCGAGCGGGACGTGCTGACGGCGATCGCCGCCGGCATGAACAACACCGAGATCGCCGCGCACCTGTGCGTGACGGAGTCCACGGTCAAGACCCACGTGGGCCGGGTGCTGGCCAAGATCGGTGCACGCGATCGCGTGCACGCAGTGATCTACGCGTACGAGAACGGGCTCGTCGCGTAG
- a CDS encoding globin, translating to MSTPDASPLSYYDEIGGHEVFVRLVDVFYDGVADDEVLRPMYPEEDLGPAKERLTLFLEQYWGGPSTYSENRGHPRLRMRHAAFHVNPDARDRWLAHMRTAVDAIELPPLHEATLWDYLQRAAFAMVNTFEPSGIGPAADGRAEASLPVTAQTTKESP from the coding sequence ATGAGCACCCCGGATGCCTCGCCCCTGAGCTACTACGACGAGATCGGCGGGCACGAGGTCTTCGTCCGCCTCGTCGACGTGTTCTACGACGGCGTCGCCGACGACGAGGTCCTGCGCCCGATGTATCCCGAAGAGGACCTCGGCCCCGCCAAGGAGCGCCTCACGCTGTTTCTCGAGCAGTACTGGGGCGGACCGTCCACGTACAGCGAGAACCGCGGCCACCCGCGCCTGCGCATGCGGCACGCGGCCTTCCATGTCAATCCGGACGCCCGTGACCGCTGGCTCGCGCACATGCGCACCGCGGTGGACGCGATCGAACTCCCGCCGCTGCATGAGGCGACGCTGTGGGACTACCTGCAGCGCGCCGCGTTCGCGATGGTCAACACCTTCGAGCCCAGTGGCATCGGACCGGCCGCCGATGGCCGGGCCGAGGCATCCCTCCCCGTGACCGCACAGACGACGAAGGAGTCGCCATGA
- a CDS encoding mechanosensitive ion channel family protein — protein sequence MMIPLGTSPVTDPTLWDKVLAFLVGAGLNLLSVAGIIVGAILLAWILRIIIHRVVTRIVSGAKNKANVDDTQALERSPLSAVRLVQRTRTLGSILRNIVNVTLVIISSLLIIGIFAPNALGSLTLLSAAIGAGLGFGAQNIVKDVLNGIFIVAEDQVGIGDVVDLGLATGIVEYVSVRVTHVRDVNGTLWFVRNGEITRIGNMSQGWSRVIIDLAVPADANIDEVEKAMLDAAKSLAKDPKWRTRVLEMPEIWGLESVSGDALVIRLVIKTRANAKDDVARELRMRLKHAIDELGLTLPQLNSIMLTGLEAAGRVRGANPPKTRPTPVSPAAAEGAVWKPKKGRGRGTTPETDTPA from the coding sequence ATGATGATCCCGCTTGGCACCTCTCCCGTGACTGACCCCACCCTGTGGGACAAGGTCCTCGCGTTCCTGGTCGGCGCGGGCCTCAACCTGCTCTCCGTCGCCGGCATCATCGTCGGCGCGATCCTGCTCGCGTGGATCCTGCGCATCATCATCCATCGCGTCGTCACCCGGATCGTCTCGGGCGCGAAGAACAAGGCCAACGTCGACGACACGCAGGCGTTGGAGCGCTCCCCGCTGTCCGCGGTTCGGCTCGTGCAGCGTACGCGCACGCTGGGATCGATCCTGCGCAACATCGTCAACGTGACGCTCGTGATCATCTCGAGTCTGCTGATCATCGGCATCTTCGCGCCGAACGCGCTCGGCTCCCTGACGCTGCTGAGCGCCGCCATCGGCGCCGGGCTCGGTTTCGGCGCGCAGAACATCGTGAAGGACGTCCTCAACGGCATCTTCATCGTCGCCGAGGACCAGGTCGGCATCGGCGACGTCGTCGACCTCGGTCTTGCGACGGGAATCGTCGAGTACGTCAGCGTCCGCGTCACCCACGTCCGCGATGTCAACGGCACGCTCTGGTTCGTCCGCAACGGCGAGATCACCCGCATCGGCAACATGTCGCAGGGCTGGTCCCGGGTCATCATCGACCTCGCCGTGCCCGCGGATGCGAACATCGACGAGGTCGAGAAGGCGATGCTGGATGCTGCGAAGAGCCTTGCGAAGGACCCGAAGTGGCGCACCCGCGTCCTGGAGATGCCCGAGATCTGGGGATTGGAATCCGTGTCCGGCGATGCCCTCGTCATCCGTCTCGTCATCAAGACGCGCGCCAACGCGAAGGACGACGTCGCCCGCGAACTGCGCATGCGCCTCAAGCACGCGATCGACGAACTCGGTCTGACGCTGCCGCAGCTCAACTCGATCATGCTCACGGGTCTCGAGGCCGCCGGACGCGTCCGCGGCGCCAACCCGCCCAAGACCCGACCCACGCCGGTCTCCCCCGCTGCCGCGGAGGGCGCCGTGTGGAAGCCCAAGAAGGGCCGCGGACGCGGCACGACCCCAGAAACGGATACCCCCGCATGA
- a CDS encoding acyl-CoA thioesterase, with the protein MPEAEPVQDSIDALLAVLDLASSDARTTEDIFTGVSQSMPFGRVYGGQVLAQSLIAAERTMPPQRMAHSMHGYFLRPGDSTRSITFSVDRIHDGRSFSTRRTQAYQDGLPIFSMIASFQDEHPGLEHQAPMPEGLPQPEDLPDVEQHLLAVDPARKQFFTNHPVELRHIPSPIYFSVEGDPAPSQAVWMRTRGRLPDDPAIHRAALAYLSDLSIQESILRAHGVAWVTPGLKVASLDHAMWWHRPGRVDEWMLYVQESPSARGGRGLGTGRIYARNGALIASVAQEIMVRVPDTS; encoded by the coding sequence GTGCCCGAGGCCGAACCCGTCCAGGACTCGATCGATGCGCTGCTCGCCGTGCTCGATCTCGCATCCTCCGATGCGAGGACCACGGAGGACATCTTCACCGGAGTGTCCCAGTCGATGCCGTTCGGCCGGGTCTACGGCGGACAGGTGCTGGCGCAGTCCCTCATCGCCGCCGAGCGCACCATGCCGCCGCAGCGGATGGCGCACTCGATGCACGGCTACTTCCTGCGCCCGGGCGATTCCACGAGGAGCATCACGTTCTCGGTGGATCGCATCCATGACGGGCGATCCTTCTCGACACGGCGCACGCAGGCGTACCAGGACGGACTGCCGATCTTCTCGATGATCGCGTCGTTCCAGGACGAGCACCCCGGCCTCGAACACCAGGCGCCGATGCCCGAGGGGCTGCCGCAGCCGGAGGATCTGCCGGATGTCGAGCAGCACTTGCTCGCCGTCGACCCGGCCCGCAAGCAGTTCTTCACGAACCACCCCGTGGAGCTGCGTCACATCCCCTCCCCCATCTACTTCTCCGTCGAAGGAGATCCGGCGCCATCACAGGCCGTGTGGATGCGCACGCGCGGTCGCCTCCCTGACGACCCCGCGATCCACCGTGCGGCGCTGGCGTATCTCAGTGACCTCAGCATCCAGGAATCGATCCTGCGCGCCCACGGTGTGGCCTGGGTGACCCCGGGATTGAAGGTCGCGAGCCTCGACCACGCCATGTGGTGGCACCGTCCCGGACGGGTCGATGAATGGATGCTGTACGTCCAGGAGTCGCCCAGCGCCCGCGGCGGGCGCGGCTTGGGCACGGGTCGCATCTACGCGCGCAACGGCGCACTCATCGCCAGCGTCGCGCAGGAGATCATGGTCCGGGTCCCGGACACGAGCTGA